The segment tttttttttttttttgacatcgGCAGAAGTCTCGTTAAAACTAAGAGATTCATTCTTCTTTGTAGACCAGATTTCAGAGCATGATTACTTCTTGAAAGTACGTTCTTCATCACTGCACAATTTCAAAGTAGTGCAATATTGCCATGATGTGCTGAGGCATGAACACATAGCCCGTGTACAGTGCCATTCCAACGATGGAAACCAGCATCGAATCTGAGTCACAGTTAAGGAAGACAGCATTTGAAACAAAGTGCCTTAGAAGTCACATAAGCATAGCATTGTATCTTTCCTGTTAACTATCTTACAAcgttgtatttttaaaatacagcgTGTCAACTGCATTCAACAAATACATCTGTAaaagaagcaacagaaaacTGACAACAAGAACACTTGGTAGGAGCGAGTGACGAGCTGCACACGAGCTGCACTGTGGTAGGAAGCCTGGGGGAACTGAGAATGGGCAAAAAGCTCAACTTGCGTGTTGCCTGACAGTACTTAGAACAAAAAATCTGCAGGGGTAATGAAAAATATGAGTAACGTTGTGACAAGCACCTTTCTAGTTATTTCAGCCACAAAGCCTCAGAGGATCAGGGTTGGAGTAAAGTTGTGCATTTAAATAAAGAGATACTCATCAGTACTTTGCTATAGCAGATCTGCAAAACAAGCCTCACATGAAGACACCTGCTAAATAATCTCAAGATGCCCACTTTGTTAGTTGAAGTCCAAATCAGGACCTTTTGTAGAAAGTCAGATGGCAGGAGTATAGCTTATAATATACAGGTACCACTAGACCTTCTCTAGGATTCTCAAAGCTTTATCTACAGAAATCATGGCACCAGACTACTGAAGGATCGCATCATCCAAAGTTTAAGGCTTCAGAAATTCAAAAGTAGCGCACTCAATTAATAACAGCCTCTTGATTTCAACCACCTACCGGCAGAGATTCAGTAAGCTTAGACAGAAACACTACGAAGGGCTCTGAAGATTAACAAACAAGATAACACTGGCTAACAGTACTCAGTTTCCACAGGTGAAATCAGAGGAGCTGCGCATGCTCCCTAACTTTGAGAAATCAAGTTACCTCAGCACGTGTGTTACAAAGGCTTTGTCACTGACTTTCCCATGACAGAGTGGAGACATTCATTGTGCTTATTAGAGCGTACTAGCTTCTGGGTGTATTTTTAGTCCCAGAAGATTGCACAACGCGAGACACTAAAATGAAGGTCAGCCCATAAATCCACGCTTCAGCACCAGCGCTCACAGTGACTCCGGAGCACAAGGAGCTGGCGACACACACGGGAGGTCGGCGCACCCTCAGCTCCCAAGGCCACCGCGTCGGTGCGGCGTCCCCACAGCACCTGGCAGGCCTGGCCCAGCCACACCGAAACCACCCGGTTTGGGGGCAAAAACAGTTGTGCTGAACTAAGATCGCAAACGATACTTGGGGCACATAGGACGTTTTTAAATTAAGCAGCAATTGCTTCCCTGCAACACGAGCATTTGATAAAAATATGCgaacacacatacacaccttCCGTTTGCTTAAATACCTTGCCCAAGCTAAAAAGATGTATAGttaatgcaaaaggaaaaaaatacatattaacgACTGATCTACTCACAAGGGAAGCAATAGTGGAGGATTTTTCACTGATACAGACATGGCATAAACAGAGGAAGGTACTTTAGTCaggaatgtatattttttttttttataattaagaGCTGCTACCTAAACATTTGTGTGCAGCAAGTCTATAAAtacaagaacaaataaatagtAGGTTATCTCCACTTTTACAAACTGTACACAGGAAAAACTAATCTCATCACACAGCTGTAACCTGGGAAACCACTTTTATGTAACGAGAGCCAGTTCCTTTACAACTGACCAGGAAAAGCAGCCTTGCGCTACAACTAACACGAGATGTTGGGTGTAAGCAACATTAATGTTTTGGTTAATTTGTCTCTTTGCCTCTTGACATTAACCGGAGGTGGCTTGGGGTCATTCACGCCAGACATCCTTTTAACCCAGGACCAAAACAGACACACTGAAGAGAAGCACTTGCGATGCCACAACACCACTTGAGGGGATGCACTGCCTGCGTGGGAGAGCTGGCTGAAGAAGCTAACCTTGGAGTAGTTTTTACACAGGTGCCTTCATGTCTGTCAGCCTCTTCCACTCCAAGCGAGACAAACAAATTTGGCAGCTCGAGGATCTCGAGCGCTCTTCCACGAAATCGCCGCGTGACGAAGCGCGACCAGGACGCGAGGCAGCCCGGCGGCGGAGCACACCCACTCGGCAACAACACGCGCACGGAGGGAAGGCTCGTGCTGACCAGAACCCTCGGCGTGCCGGCTTacaagccaggaaaaaaataataccagaataataaaaacacacaaaggaGACCCAACTCCCGACAGACAGGCAGCGCAGCGGCACGACGGGGACCGCCCGGCTCCGGCGGCGCCAGCCCCCGCCCGCTGCCCGCTGCCCGCTCCCCGAGCCcggctccccgctccccgctccccgcagcCGCCCGGCAggcccggcgccgccgccgccggcagAAGGATACTGAAGACGGTGCGCTCCCAGGGCTCCAGCATGTAGAGCGCGGTGACCAGCAGGTACTGGTAGTACAGCCACGACATCTGCTTCCAGGCCGAGCCCAGCGCCATGGCGCGCACCGCGCTCTCCCCGCCCGCCGCTGGCTCCGCGCCGGGCCCAGGCCGAGCGGTGACGGGGGGCGGTGGCTGCCCGGGACCCGCCCTCCCGCCGCCGGCGCCGCCGaagggcccggccccgccgaggcccggccccgcgccccgcgccccgcccggGCGCCCGCTGCCGTCCGGGGCCGGGCGGCCCGAAATGGAGGCgccgggcacggccccggccgTGAGGTGGCGGCGCAGCGGGGGCGCCGtctccagcagagcagcctcGGGGGCCGTGCAGCGCCCAGATCAACGAGACCTCCAAGTCTGACAGAGCTGGGTGCCCAGGCTAACCCCAcaggaatgggaaaaataaaagctgctaGGGATCAACTTTGTGCCGCAACTGTTGCTAACTTTGCACTTCTGTACGGCTAATGTGGCCACACACCGGAGGGTGTTACAACCAACCCCGACTGCTAGTTGGCTTCAGATATAGAAAAACTCTGAGATTGGCCTGGGACTGCGTGATTAGAAAGGCCACTGACAACCTAGTTTAGAAGGCCCCAATatagtttaaatgaaaaaccTGGTTAAAAGGGCCACACACGGAAGCCGGGCACTGTGACTAAGCTGAGCACAAGGTGCAACCTCTAGGCACCGGGGCCAGGCCACCAGCCAAGACCTCCCTCACGGGCCAAGCACGTGCACCAGAGATGGGAAGCTGATACCAACCCAGTGCAACCATCCTGCTTAAATCCATTTTAGATTATGTCACTGAGTGTCGTAATTCTGTTCTCGCAGGCACCCCACCCCAACTTCACCTGTGCTGTTCCTACAATGGAAAGCAAGGACACACAGTCACGGGAAGGTGTATGTATTAATTATTTACACAGCTGCAATTGCAACTACAGTACTAGGAGCTAACTGTGCAAAAGAAAACCAGTTGGCAGACAACCGAATATCATATCTGTTTACGTGACAGGAGCTGAAAAGGGTTTCAATCTGTCCAGAATACATTGAGACACACTTTCTGTGCAGATTTATTTCAGCACAAGAAGAAACGAGAGCATTGACACAATTAATACCCCCACACAACTGGCCACAAGAACTGTTGTCCCTTTCCAAGACAGCTGTTGCTTGTTGCAATTGTTACTGGAGTAGTCTTGCGCTGGTGCCACTGCCTGAAAAAGTAGTGATAGTTATGAAAGCCTCCTTTCTATATAAAGGCACACAAAGTTCAAGGACAAGTGGTGTTTTCAGCACAACTAATGCACTACTCCCATTCACAGCTGTGAGCTGTAGCGATATGGGGCAAATGTGTCCCAGTTCTGCCTGCTCCCACGCTTTGCAAGCGTGGGACTGCAATTTGAGTGATAGGGCaagcaagaagcagcagcaagtaCCCAATATGAGAAGAAAGGTAATGTCGAGAAGCACACCAGCTGCATGATTTCCTGCTACATCCACCAGTCTCTTACACCTTTTCACAACAGTACGTACTCAGGAGGCAATTGTTAATATTTACTTAaatccttaaaagaaaaaaaaaaaaaaaagacaatactTCTCTGAATTTacttcccctcctttcccagCTCAATTCTAGCCCTGCTTCGGGACTGCCATCATCTATTGTTCCTCCTGCTACCACTGGCACTGACACTTGAGCCCTCGAACTACATTCCCACATACTCACATTTCCAGCAGTCCAGAGCAAAGACCCTTAGCCTGGTGCTCCACAGCACTTTCATGCTGCCCCTGGACTGTAAAGACACCTACATTATGGCCAGTGTGCCCTACAGCACAGAGTACATCTTCTATCACATCTGCTCCTCCACAGTTTTAAGAAGGAACAGGTCTTATGTTAAAAGTTTTCCATGTATGCCTCCAGATTCA is part of the Anas platyrhynchos isolate ZD024472 breed Pekin duck chromosome 5, IASCAAS_PekinDuck_T2T, whole genome shotgun sequence genome and harbors:
- the SPTSSA gene encoding serine palmitoyltransferase small subunit A; protein product: MALGSAWKQMSWLYYQYLLVTALYMLEPWERTVFNSMLVSIVGMALYTGYVFMPQHIMAILHYFEIVQ